In Magnetococcus sp. PR-3, one genomic interval encodes:
- a CDS encoding SpoIIE family protein phosphatase: protein MTNFTIDSMASLHAAVARTQSLPIMEDIGVEERVLISTVVSELGTNILKFAQRGRISINRIDDAGHDAIQVIARDKGAGIHDVESAIQEGYSTAGTLGLGLSAVRRIMSSMNIETGVGKGTTVTSIKWLDGCISEQHKRVTGYTQTTDTSRFIKIEHAHVNRPHPHEKQSGDSLIIRPTDIGLLFGIIDVSGHGAEAHALTKKLSEAVQNAPSEDLDALLHMLHDMAKGTRGAAAGLALLNRASGRLSFAGIGNVHIRTISLRNWRGVSRDGILGERMRNILPQSTAITSGDIIMLASDGVSESAPCRFLVRGSPLKAKHLVDKVMHASAKMTDDASCVVIKCL from the coding sequence TTGACCAACTTTACCATCGATAGCATGGCCAGCCTGCATGCCGCAGTTGCCCGCACACAATCTCTTCCCATTATGGAGGATATCGGTGTTGAAGAGCGGGTACTGATCTCTACGGTTGTTTCTGAGTTGGGTACCAATATTTTAAAGTTTGCTCAACGTGGTCGAATTTCCATCAACCGAATTGATGATGCAGGACATGATGCCATACAGGTGATTGCGCGGGATAAAGGGGCTGGCATACATGATGTTGAAAGTGCCATACAGGAAGGCTACAGCACAGCAGGAACCTTGGGGTTAGGCCTATCTGCTGTACGCCGTATTATGTCTTCCATGAACATTGAAACCGGGGTTGGTAAAGGCACCACTGTAACCTCCATAAAATGGTTGGATGGCTGTATTTCAGAACAACATAAACGTGTGACAGGCTATACCCAAACAACCGACACCAGCCGGTTTATAAAGATAGAGCATGCCCACGTAAACCGCCCCCACCCCCATGAAAAACAGAGTGGCGATAGTTTGATCATTCGTCCGACAGATATTGGTTTACTGTTTGGTATTATAGATGTTTCTGGCCACGGTGCAGAAGCACATGCTTTAACAAAAAAACTCAGTGAAGCGGTGCAAAATGCACCTTCTGAGGATCTTGATGCCCTACTACACATGCTGCATGACATGGCCAAAGGTACCCGCGGCGCTGCGGCAGGTTTAGCCTTGCTCAATCGCGCCAGTGGTCGGTTATCCTTTGCAGGGATCGGTAATGTTCATATCCGCACCATTAGTCTCCGCAATTGGCGGGGGGTCTCGCGAGATGGCATTTTAGGTGAGCGCATGCGCAACATCCTCCCTCAATCTACGGCCATCACTTCTGGTGATATTATCATGCTCGCCTCAGATGGTGTTTCAGAGAGCGCACCCTGCCGGTTTTTGGTCCGAGGCTCGCCCCTTAAAGCCAAACATCTCGTGGACAAGGTGATGCACGCCTCCGCCAAAATGACGGACGATGCATCCTGTGTGGTGATCAAATGTCTATAA
- a CDS encoding zinc-dependent alcohol dehydrogenase family protein: MKAVILNEYGDDAQFLSTELPTPSVKAGHVIVRVAATSVNTVDTMIRQMGKDLAPITPALPAVLGMDFAGTVEEIGEGVTGFALGDEVYGCAGGLADLQGALAEQMLVDVRLIAHKPKTLSMREAAALPLVAITAYEGLMRAHVKTGQKVLVHGGVGGVGHVAVQLAKHLGADVYATISHEKAAATLEKYGATAINYKTEQVADYVAKHTDGAGFNVVFDSVGGENMANSFEAAALNGHVATTVSMVEMDLSTAHFKGLSLHVVFMLIPMLHNHKRQEHGAILAKLAEIVDVGGLKPLLDEKPFGLTDVGQAYQHLTSGQAIGKVVIEI, from the coding sequence ATGAAAGCGGTAATCCTCAACGAATATGGCGATGATGCCCAGTTCCTATCCACAGAATTACCAACCCCTTCCGTAAAGGCAGGGCATGTGATCGTTCGTGTTGCCGCAACCAGTGTTAACACAGTCGACACCATGATCCGCCAAATGGGAAAAGATCTTGCCCCCATAACCCCAGCACTGCCCGCCGTTCTCGGTATGGACTTTGCCGGTACCGTTGAAGAGATAGGCGAGGGAGTGACGGGCTTTGCGCTGGGGGATGAGGTCTATGGTTGCGCTGGTGGACTTGCCGATCTACAAGGGGCGCTCGCCGAACAGATGTTGGTCGACGTTCGACTGATTGCCCACAAACCGAAAACCCTTTCTATGCGTGAGGCAGCGGCATTACCACTGGTGGCTATTACTGCCTATGAAGGCTTGATGAGAGCACATGTAAAGACGGGTCAAAAGGTTCTGGTTCACGGTGGGGTTGGCGGTGTGGGACATGTTGCCGTGCAACTGGCCAAGCATCTGGGCGCTGATGTCTATGCCACGATCTCTCACGAAAAAGCGGCCGCAACCCTAGAGAAATATGGTGCAACCGCCATTAACTACAAGACTGAGCAGGTTGCTGACTATGTAGCCAAACATACCGATGGCGCAGGTTTCAACGTTGTTTTCGACTCTGTTGGCGGAGAAAACATGGCCAACTCTTTTGAGGCGGCGGCATTGAATGGACATGTCGCTACAACGGTTTCTATGGTGGAGATGGACCTATCCACGGCTCACTTCAAAGGGTTGTCACTGCATGTAGTCTTCATGCTTATTCCCATGCTGCACAACCATAAACGGCAGGAGCACGGTGCTATTTTGGCAAAGCTTGCTGAGATTGTTGATGTAGGTGGCTTGAAACCGTTACTTGATGAAAAGCCATTTGGCTTAACCGACGTTGGGCAGGCATACCAGCATCTGACCAGTGGACAAGCCATCGGTAAGGTTGTCATAGAGATCTAG
- a CDS encoding response regulator, with amino-acid sequence MSINRHDLQVLTLDRERSCIEFRRKLIKALNIIMPPLYATTRSAWLFDCASTLLDQPVVVTSYLQQSFSHVQLIIQFHPSTPSTPPPCPPTIGVMRSKKDGTEAATDYYQYSCRLEVPALETETIKRVQAIFAEKSRAQLFQEMEEMNQELKASKLLAEGATQAKSDFLANMSHEIRTPMNAIIGMSNLALRTDLNPKQRNYVEKVHRSAESLLGIINDILDFSKIEAGKLDMEVVDFRLEDILENLSNLVGLKAEEKGVELLFDTDLELPMALMGDPLRLGQILVNLGNNAVKFTEHGEIVFSTRVKAQDADSVLIHFAVRDTGIGMTPEQQSKLFQSFSQADTSTSRKYGGTGLGLTISKKLVELMGGEIWIESEAGVGSIFQFTAQLGLQANPKPRMVVKQEALVGQRVLVVDDNTTAREILCAMVSSFDMKVLGVDGGVAALEEISQKDQDNHPYDIVLMDWQMPEMDGVACIQALQQITLQSPPAIIMVTAFGREEAISSTLENRVAVKSILSKPVIPSSLLGAFGEVFGHGVAQIETGSSRQAEETEAAKSLRGASILLVEDNEINQELALELLANGGITTKVADNGQIALDILDSGEIFDGVLMDIQMPIMDGYTACQEIRKRPTLRELPVIAMTANVMSGDLEKATNAGMNGHIGKPINVREMFTTMAQWIKPANPPQTAPPTPQTSQKKQSITIPELPGIDVTTGLATTQGNAKLYKRLLGKFHTSQGEFMAHFRQALAKDDMELTVRMAHTLKGVAGNIGAQSVQRAAEALEAACMASATSRDVEHYMTEVTQQLTPVLDGLEQWLAMENQAQTEQSESSSLFDQHRFNALLVELKNYLEEDDMEAQQVIEAILNLDGIGPLKNPIHELSETINDYEFDTALEKLTALKAQTDVESNKG; translated from the coding sequence ATGTCTATAAACCGCCATGATCTCCAAGTACTGACCCTTGATAGGGAACGCAGCTGTATTGAGTTCAGGCGTAAGCTAATTAAAGCGCTGAACATCATCATGCCCCCCCTCTATGCCACCACCCGTTCCGCATGGCTTTTTGATTGTGCATCCACCCTGCTGGATCAGCCTGTCGTTGTGACCTCCTACCTTCAGCAATCTTTCTCTCATGTACAACTCATCATCCAGTTTCACCCCTCAACACCGAGTACACCCCCACCATGCCCCCCCACCATTGGGGTGATGAGATCGAAGAAGGATGGGACAGAAGCCGCAACAGATTATTACCAATACAGCTGCAGGCTAGAGGTACCAGCGCTCGAGACCGAAACCATAAAGCGCGTGCAAGCCATCTTTGCTGAAAAATCGCGGGCTCAACTCTTTCAAGAGATGGAGGAGATGAACCAAGAACTCAAGGCCTCCAAACTGTTGGCAGAAGGGGCGACACAGGCTAAATCTGATTTTTTAGCCAATATGTCTCATGAAATCCGAACCCCCATGAATGCCATTATTGGCATGTCAAACCTAGCTTTGAGAACGGATTTAAACCCTAAACAACGCAATTACGTTGAAAAAGTTCATCGCTCTGCAGAATCACTATTGGGGATTATCAATGATATCCTAGACTTCTCAAAGATTGAGGCGGGCAAACTGGATATGGAGGTGGTGGATTTTCGGTTGGAAGATATTTTAGAGAACCTCTCCAACCTGGTGGGTTTAAAAGCAGAAGAAAAAGGGGTTGAGCTTCTCTTTGATACCGACCTGGAGCTTCCCATGGCACTGATGGGAGACCCGCTACGTTTAGGGCAAATTCTCGTCAATCTCGGCAACAATGCGGTTAAATTTACAGAACACGGAGAGATTGTTTTTTCCACACGGGTTAAGGCACAAGATGCAGACTCGGTTTTGATCCACTTTGCCGTACGCGATACCGGCATTGGCATGACACCGGAACAACAGTCCAAACTCTTTCAATCCTTTAGCCAAGCTGACACCTCAACCTCACGCAAATATGGGGGGACAGGTTTGGGCTTAACCATCTCCAAAAAACTGGTGGAGTTAATGGGTGGGGAGATCTGGATTGAGAGTGAAGCTGGCGTTGGAAGCATCTTCCAATTTACAGCCCAGCTGGGTCTTCAAGCCAACCCCAAACCCCGTATGGTTGTTAAGCAGGAGGCACTGGTTGGTCAGCGTGTACTGGTGGTGGATGATAATACCACCGCCAGGGAGATTCTATGTGCCATGGTCTCCAGTTTTGATATGAAAGTCTTGGGTGTGGATGGCGGGGTCGCGGCCCTGGAAGAGATTAGCCAAAAAGATCAAGACAACCACCCCTATGACATCGTATTGATGGATTGGCAAATGCCAGAGATGGATGGGGTTGCCTGCATACAAGCGCTCCAGCAGATCACGCTTCAATCGCCCCCCGCCATTATTATGGTGACCGCTTTTGGTCGTGAGGAAGCCATTTCATCCACTCTGGAGAATCGCGTTGCGGTTAAATCCATCTTATCAAAACCCGTTATTCCCTCTTCTCTACTGGGTGCCTTTGGGGAGGTATTTGGGCATGGTGTTGCCCAAATTGAGACAGGATCCTCTAGGCAGGCGGAAGAAACCGAAGCGGCAAAAAGCTTACGCGGAGCATCCATCCTATTAGTTGAGGATAATGAAATTAACCAAGAGCTTGCCCTGGAGCTACTGGCCAATGGGGGGATAACAACAAAGGTGGCTGATAACGGGCAGATCGCTTTGGACATTTTGGATTCTGGTGAGATTTTTGATGGTGTGCTCATGGATATTCAAATGCCGATTATGGACGGCTATACCGCCTGTCAGGAGATCCGTAAACGCCCTACTTTGCGTGAGCTACCAGTTATTGCCATGACGGCCAATGTGATGTCTGGTGATCTAGAAAAAGCCACCAATGCAGGTATGAATGGGCATATTGGCAAACCGATTAATGTGCGTGAAATGTTTACCACCATGGCCCAGTGGATTAAACCCGCCAACCCACCCCAAACAGCCCCCCCTACCCCTCAAACATCACAAAAAAAACAGAGCATCACCATCCCTGAACTGCCAGGTATTGATGTTACCACCGGTCTGGCAACCACTCAGGGCAACGCCAAGCTATACAAACGTTTGCTCGGGAAGTTCCACACCTCGCAAGGGGAATTCATGGCGCACTTCAGGCAGGCGCTTGCTAAGGATGATATGGAACTTACAGTACGCATGGCACATACCCTTAAAGGGGTGGCTGGCAATATTGGCGCACAAAGCGTACAACGCGCGGCTGAAGCCTTGGAGGCCGCTTGCATGGCATCGGCAACATCCCGTGATGTCGAACATTATATGACTGAGGTCACCCAACAACTGACCCCAGTGTTAGATGGCCTTGAACAGTGGCTGGCCATGGAGAACCAAGCACAAACCGAGCAGAGTGAATCGTCCTCTCTTTTTGATCAACATCGCTTCAACGCCTTATTAGTAGAGCTCAAAAACTATTTGGAAGAGGATGATATGGAGGCTCAGCAGGTGATTGAAGCCATTCTTAACTTGGATGGTATCGGGCCGTTAAAGAACCCTATTCATGAACTGTCTGAAACCATTAACGACTATGAGTTTGACACTGCATTAGAGAAACTAACGGCACTTAAAGCCCAGACTGACGTTGAATCCAACAAGGGATAA
- a CDS encoding DUF4437 domain-containing protein, protein MKSLKSLMLAGVLTASFTFLQTPAMGFAAELNSNLLLRSQVDWEQLNPARGDKSPQAGTLWGDRKGTVPTGFLVKFVDGFASPSHIHNVSYRGVVISGLIHNDDPKAADMWMPQGSFWTQPKGESHITAAKGRTNVAYIEIEEGPYLVHPAKQAFDSGERPVNIDSSNIVWLDASNINWVDQSGMSASDNGPKVAFLWGNPQDDQLNGSFIKLPPGFKGKIHSQGSTFRAVIIKGQPQYQLPGKADVTTLEPGSYFSSKGETLHKLSSNDGEESLVYVRTNGQFRITSAR, encoded by the coding sequence ATGAAATCACTTAAATCTTTAATGCTTGCAGGTGTCTTAACAGCTTCTTTCACCTTTTTACAAACCCCAGCCATGGGTTTTGCTGCCGAGTTAAATTCCAACCTTCTCTTGAGATCCCAAGTCGATTGGGAACAGCTTAACCCAGCACGTGGCGACAAAAGCCCCCAGGCCGGTACACTTTGGGGAGACCGCAAGGGTACTGTGCCAACAGGATTTCTCGTTAAGTTTGTGGATGGCTTTGCTTCACCCTCTCACATTCATAATGTCTCCTATCGTGGGGTGGTCATCAGTGGCCTGATTCATAACGACGATCCCAAAGCCGCTGATATGTGGATGCCCCAAGGCTCCTTTTGGACACAACCCAAAGGGGAGTCTCACATTACCGCAGCTAAAGGTCGTACCAATGTAGCGTACATCGAAATTGAGGAAGGCCCCTATCTGGTCCACCCTGCCAAGCAGGCATTTGATAGCGGTGAACGACCGGTCAACATCGACTCATCGAATATTGTCTGGCTGGATGCCTCGAACATTAACTGGGTTGATCAATCCGGTATGTCAGCCTCTGACAACGGCCCTAAGGTTGCCTTTCTTTGGGGAAATCCCCAAGACGACCAATTGAATGGAAGCTTCATCAAACTGCCTCCAGGGTTCAAGGGAAAGATACACAGCCAAGGTTCAACTTTCCGTGCTGTCATTATCAAGGGACAACCACAGTACCAACTGCCGGGTAAGGCTGATGTTACGACGTTGGAGCCAGGTAGTTATTTCAGCTCAAAAGGGGAGACTCTGCATAAGCTTTCCTCTAATGACGGAGAAGAGAGCCTTGTTTATGTTCGCACAAACGGTCAGTTCCGAATTACCTCTGCAAGGTAA
- a CDS encoding PAS domain S-box protein codes for MEYSGNKNELISLVNAIDHSSAIIEFSVEGDILTANDNFLNCMGYTLDEIRGKHHRMFVDPTFASSTEYKQFWEGLKNGAYTSAEYMRLGKDGREVWLQATYNPVIGDDGKAYKVIKLAIDVTSQKRINVINSGMIKAIEQCMAVIEFELDGTIIRANDIFLNSMGYESREIVGKHHRMFVDDLYAETEEYKSFWQALGKGQFNRGRFERFTKTGESIWLEATYSPISDPNGRPIRIVKFAYDITASVEQSEALEVAILEAQEAERVRNELDKAVQEMSTPVTPIWDGILLLPLVGVLDSMRTSEIMNKSLTMISETRAKVFVLDISGVATVDTAVANQLIKITKATRLMGCEAIISGLSPAIARTIVELGVNVEEIRTTATLRDAFETALGMIGEILGGEHTPKRPTSPPNA; via the coding sequence ATGGAATATTCAGGCAATAAAAACGAACTCATTTCATTGGTTAATGCCATTGATCACTCCAGTGCCATTATTGAGTTTTCAGTCGAGGGTGACATCCTGACAGCCAATGATAATTTTTTAAATTGCATGGGCTACACCCTTGATGAGATCCGTGGCAAGCATCACCGAATGTTTGTGGACCCTACTTTTGCATCCTCAACCGAATACAAACAGTTTTGGGAAGGGTTAAAAAATGGGGCGTACACCTCTGCTGAGTATATGCGGCTTGGCAAGGATGGGCGTGAAGTCTGGTTGCAAGCGACCTACAACCCTGTTATTGGCGATGATGGCAAAGCCTACAAAGTGATTAAACTGGCTATTGATGTGACCAGCCAAAAACGCATAAATGTCATCAATTCCGGCATGATCAAAGCCATTGAACAGTGCATGGCCGTAATTGAATTTGAATTGGATGGCACCATTATTCGGGCTAACGATATTTTTCTTAACAGCATGGGTTATGAGAGCCGCGAGATCGTGGGTAAGCACCATAGAATGTTTGTGGATGATCTCTATGCTGAAACAGAAGAGTATAAAAGCTTCTGGCAGGCATTAGGAAAAGGGCAATTTAACCGAGGACGTTTTGAGCGGTTTACCAAAACAGGTGAATCCATTTGGTTGGAAGCAACCTACTCCCCCATTTCTGACCCCAACGGTAGACCCATAAGAATCGTCAAATTCGCCTATGATATCACCGCAAGTGTGGAACAGAGTGAAGCCCTGGAAGTGGCTATTTTAGAAGCACAAGAGGCTGAGCGCGTTCGCAACGAACTGGATAAAGCGGTACAAGAAATGTCCACACCAGTCACCCCAATTTGGGATGGTATTTTACTGTTGCCGTTGGTGGGGGTTTTAGACTCCATGCGAACATCAGAGATCATGAATAAATCGCTAACCATGATCTCTGAAACCCGAGCCAAAGTATTTGTATTGGATATCAGCGGGGTTGCCACCGTCGATACGGCTGTCGCCAACCAGTTAATCAAAATCACCAAAGCCACGCGTTTAATGGGGTGTGAAGCCATCATCTCAGGGCTTTCTCCAGCCATTGCCCGCACCATTGTTGAGCTCGGGGTTAATGTGGAAGAGATCCGCACCACCGCCACTTTGCGGGATGCCTTTGAAACCGCACTGGGCATGATTGGTGAAATACTTGGTGGGGAGCACACCCCTAAAAGGCCAACCTCCCCCCCCAACGCTTAA
- a CDS encoding STAS domain-containing protein, with product MFISQNNAMIAVTKVQDILVVTMQADLDSNHFEAMCHDILEQMRHQKVEAVVVDFSAVDVMSLSEFDRLRRFFDTVHLLKAQPAIVSLSAGVVLYLVEAGAHTEGIHFFFGLDEALQKFQKA from the coding sequence ATGTTCATCAGCCAAAATAACGCCATGATAGCGGTTACCAAGGTTCAAGATATTTTGGTGGTAACCATGCAGGCCGATCTGGATAGCAACCATTTTGAGGCCATGTGTCACGATATCCTTGAACAGATGCGCCATCAAAAAGTTGAAGCGGTTGTGGTGGATTTTTCTGCTGTGGATGTCATGAGCTTGAGTGAGTTTGACCGTCTGCGCCGTTTTTTTGATACGGTGCATCTACTTAAAGCCCAACCCGCCATTGTCAGCTTATCAGCCGGCGTGGTGTTATATTTGGTCGAAGCGGGTGCCCATACAGAAGGTATTCATTTTTTCTTTGGATTGGATGAAGCCCTACAGAAGTTTCAAAAAGCCTAA
- a CDS encoding response regulator transcription factor — protein sequence MKVLIADDHEIVRDGVELLLNGCGTYQVIAKVADGIQALSSTQQLKPDLIILDLSMPKMSGPDVITEIKKLESPPLILILTAYSSGPLLNESITTGFNGIVLKKDGRRALLDAIETIAAGKTFYSKSLPAHIRNMLTGGGSKEGGSLLSLRERQVLQLIAEGNTSKEVAKLLKISSKTVDIHRSHIKSKVGARNPMDLCSYAYSIGLVGNDVNV from the coding sequence ATGAAAGTTCTCATTGCAGATGATCATGAAATCGTCAGAGATGGTGTAGAACTGTTGCTGAATGGTTGTGGTACCTACCAGGTCATTGCCAAGGTTGCGGATGGCATACAGGCTTTAAGCTCAACCCAACAACTTAAGCCAGACTTGATCATTCTTGATCTCTCCATGCCAAAAATGTCTGGCCCTGATGTTATTACTGAAATTAAAAAGCTTGAATCACCACCCCTGATATTAATATTAACGGCCTACAGTTCTGGGCCTTTATTGAATGAATCCATCACAACGGGTTTTAATGGCATTGTCCTTAAAAAAGATGGTCGTCGCGCGCTGTTAGATGCCATTGAGACCATTGCGGCGGGGAAAACTTTTTATTCCAAATCCCTACCTGCTCATATTCGAAACATGTTAACAGGGGGGGGATCTAAAGAGGGTGGTAGCCTGCTCTCTTTAAGAGAACGTCAGGTTTTGCAACTCATTGCTGAAGGCAACACCAGCAAGGAAGTAGCTAAGCTCTTAAAAATTAGCTCTAAGACGGTAGACATTCATCGTTCTCACATTAAATCCAAAGTGGGTGCCCGCAACCCTATGGATCTATGTAGCTATGCCTATAGCATCGGCTTGGTTGGTAACGATGTAAATGTATAG
- a CDS encoding sigma-54-dependent transcriptional regulator, translating into MLILFFQLDRGMAEKKHRILIVDDERLHINMLNDMLKERYLLKVALKGVQAIDRAISDPQPDLILLDIQMPNMDGFQVLAQLKADARTQGIPVIFVTAMDEEEDEARGLELGAVDYITKPFSPAIVQARIHTHITLQSSIRETIEAQWQAQSLQKQVGALSRSLAHEALQHPDAFTHIVTTSQKMRATFHYMEAVADSGEPALITGETGVGKELIAQGLHHLGGRSGQMVSVNLAGLDDTTFSDTLFGHKKGAFTGADRDRKGIIQQARGGTLFLDEIGDLDPASQIKLLRLLQEKLYYPLGSDTPTPMDVTIVAATNRDLNAMMQEGSFRQDLFFRLSAHHIKIPPLRERQEDIPLLTLHFLKEAAQAMGRNSLEPPMELLKLLELYDFPGNIRELRAMIFDAAAQHGSGSILSMKSIQKTIEERRTTPSTAPEQLETTELSIDGRLPTLEEAETLLVAQAMHQAGNNQGIAAGLLGISRTALNRRLSRKLRHLKEE; encoded by the coding sequence GTGTTGATTCTTTTCTTTCAACTGGACCGTGGTATGGCCGAGAAAAAACACCGCATACTTATCGTTGATGATGAACGTCTGCATATCAATATGCTCAATGATATGCTCAAAGAGCGCTATCTATTAAAAGTGGCCTTAAAGGGCGTTCAAGCCATTGACCGTGCCATCTCCGACCCCCAACCCGACCTGATCCTATTAGATATTCAAATGCCTAATATGGATGGTTTTCAGGTATTGGCACAGCTTAAAGCCGATGCCCGAACCCAAGGGATCCCCGTTATTTTTGTCACCGCCATGGATGAAGAGGAAGATGAAGCCCGGGGGCTGGAACTGGGGGCCGTGGACTATATTACCAAGCCCTTTTCACCGGCGATTGTGCAGGCTCGTATTCATACCCATATCACACTACAGAGCAGCATCCGCGAAACCATAGAGGCCCAGTGGCAAGCTCAATCGCTACAAAAACAGGTCGGGGCACTTAGTCGCAGCTTGGCCCATGAAGCATTACAGCACCCAGATGCTTTTACCCATATTGTGACCACCAGCCAAAAAATGCGTGCCACCTTTCACTATATGGAGGCTGTGGCAGACTCAGGTGAGCCAGCCCTCATTACAGGTGAGACTGGTGTTGGCAAGGAGCTTATCGCCCAAGGACTACACCACCTAGGGGGGCGTAGCGGACAGATGGTGTCTGTCAATTTAGCGGGGTTGGATGATACCACTTTCTCCGACACACTCTTTGGCCATAAAAAAGGGGCCTTCACCGGGGCCGATAGAGACCGTAAAGGGATCATTCAACAAGCACGGGGGGGCACCCTGTTTCTTGATGAGATTGGTGATCTTGATCCTGCTTCTCAGATTAAACTACTGCGCCTGCTGCAAGAAAAACTCTACTACCCATTAGGTTCAGATACACCGACCCCTATGGATGTAACCATTGTTGCAGCCACCAACCGAGATCTGAATGCCATGATGCAGGAGGGCAGCTTCCGTCAGGATCTTTTCTTCCGTCTCTCAGCCCACCACATCAAGATTCCACCTTTACGTGAACGTCAGGAAGATATTCCTCTTCTTACACTGCACTTTCTAAAAGAGGCTGCTCAAGCTATGGGGCGCAACTCTCTTGAGCCACCCATGGAGCTATTAAAGCTTTTAGAACTCTATGATTTTCCAGGAAACATCCGTGAGCTGCGCGCCATGATCTTTGATGCCGCAGCCCAGCATGGATCAGGCTCCATACTGTCGATGAAGAGTATTCAAAAAACCATTGAAGAGCGTCGCACAACCCCCTCTACAGCTCCAGAACAGCTTGAAACCACAGAACTAAGCATAGATGGCCGTCTGCCAACCCTGGAAGAGGCTGAAACCCTTTTGGTTGCTCAAGCCATGCATCAAGCTGGCAATAACCAGGGGATTGCCGCAGGCCTGCTTGGTATTTCTCGCACAGCCCTTAACCGCCGCCTTAGCCGTAAATTACGCCATTTAAAAGAGGAATAA